One Cryptosporangium minutisporangium DNA segment encodes these proteins:
- a CDS encoding DUF998 domain-containing protein — MSALRPTPVRPRVRALDAGLAAGPLFLVVWAAQAFTRSGFEPDRHPLSLLALGALGWIQIANFVVTGTLLIAAGAGLWRTLGPGRSVGWGSALIAGFGVGMIVAGVFVTDPGAGFPAGAPAGAPERFTWHGALHEIGFVVASLCWTAAAVLFLVRFLRRRRWVASAATAVTFSAVLTLAAWPDLDGLSVRLVVATALQFAFVAALTVDARQFARYPSA; from the coding sequence ATGTCCGCTCTGCGCCCCACCCCCGTCCGCCCGAGAGTCCGAGCGCTCGACGCCGGTCTCGCCGCCGGACCGCTGTTTCTCGTCGTTTGGGCCGCTCAGGCGTTCACCCGGAGCGGGTTCGAGCCGGATCGCCACCCGCTGAGCCTGCTGGCGCTCGGCGCTCTCGGCTGGATCCAGATCGCGAACTTCGTCGTCACGGGCACTTTGCTCATCGCGGCGGGAGCAGGGCTGTGGCGAACACTCGGGCCCGGGCGGAGCGTCGGCTGGGGCAGTGCACTTATCGCCGGCTTCGGCGTCGGCATGATCGTCGCCGGGGTGTTCGTCACCGATCCGGGTGCCGGTTTCCCGGCCGGGGCACCGGCCGGGGCGCCCGAGCGTTTCACCTGGCACGGCGCCCTGCACGAGATCGGATTCGTGGTCGCCTCCCTCTGCTGGACCGCCGCCGCGGTTCTCTTCCTGGTCCGCTTCCTGCGCCGTCGCCGGTGGGTCGCGAGCGCGGCGACCGCGGTGACGTTCTCGGCAGTGCTCACGCTCGCGGCCTGGCCGGACCTGGACGGGCTGAGCGTCCGGCTCGTCGTCGCGACCGCTCTGCAGTTCGCGTTCGTGGCGGCGCTGACCGTGGACGCGCGTCAATTCGCCCGTTACCCAAGCGCTTGA
- a CDS encoding DUF4386 domain-containing protein: MSLRTRGRFAGALFLSAFVAYGLGSALAGQLVGSALVVLNSAMVTAIGVLAFGALSRAHPAIAWTYLVARGAEAFLLTAGMVLLDSVGDGAADIAYQAAMLSLSLGSLPFCLALKRQRWVPNWLAIWGFAGYALFATGAVAELMGVSVGLVLAIPGGLFEFAFGLLLLARGFAPSGAVPPGTVPDEASSSAAAGPGDARAQRAALAAGAGLLLMVVLAGLANFGVVDRLVSTDATETTTRLLSNQRAFVLAVVALLAVACLDVLVAWALRAFFDDTHRAVAQLSAWCRTVYAVVFAVAITHLIAAAGLLRDAAATDQLSSRVYARVTEFEEIWSLGLTVFGVHLLIIGWLAWRSRTVPTWLAVLVAIAGAGYLADSIGALYSAPYPVQVAAVTFVGEVILMVWLLVVAARSRGHRRSNPDTVRPREKQPA; encoded by the coding sequence ATGTCCCTCCGCACGCGCGGGCGATTTGCCGGCGCCTTGTTCTTGTCGGCGTTCGTCGCCTACGGCCTCGGCAGCGCTCTGGCCGGGCAGCTCGTCGGGTCGGCGCTGGTGGTGCTCAACTCCGCGATGGTGACCGCGATCGGCGTCCTGGCCTTCGGGGCGTTGAGCCGAGCGCATCCGGCGATCGCCTGGACGTACCTAGTCGCGCGCGGCGCGGAAGCGTTCTTGCTCACCGCCGGCATGGTGCTGCTGGACTCGGTCGGTGACGGTGCTGCCGATATCGCCTATCAGGCGGCCATGCTGTCGTTGTCGCTGGGCAGCCTGCCGTTCTGTCTGGCCCTCAAGCGGCAGCGCTGGGTACCGAACTGGCTGGCGATCTGGGGCTTCGCCGGATACGCGCTGTTCGCGACGGGCGCGGTGGCCGAGCTGATGGGAGTCTCGGTCGGGCTGGTGCTCGCGATCCCGGGAGGCCTGTTCGAGTTCGCCTTCGGTCTGCTGTTGCTCGCTCGCGGCTTCGCGCCGTCTGGCGCTGTTCCGCCGGGCACCGTTCCCGACGAGGCGTCGAGCTCGGCGGCCGCCGGCCCCGGCGACGCCCGGGCACAGCGCGCGGCACTGGCCGCCGGGGCAGGCCTCCTACTCATGGTGGTACTCGCCGGGCTCGCCAACTTCGGCGTCGTGGATCGGCTGGTCTCCACTGACGCCACCGAGACGACGACCCGGCTGCTGTCGAACCAACGGGCGTTCGTCCTCGCCGTCGTGGCCCTGCTCGCGGTCGCTTGCCTCGACGTCTTGGTCGCCTGGGCGCTGCGGGCGTTCTTCGACGACACCCACCGCGCCGTCGCACAGCTGTCGGCCTGGTGTCGCACCGTGTACGCGGTCGTCTTCGCGGTGGCGATCACCCACCTGATCGCCGCCGCCGGTCTCCTGCGCGACGCTGCGGCGACCGACCAGCTCAGCTCCAGGGTGTACGCACGGGTCACGGAATTCGAGGAGATCTGGAGCCTGGGCCTGACCGTGTTCGGCGTCCACCTGCTGATAATCGGGTGGCTGGCATGGCGGTCCCGCACCGTGCCGACCTGGTTGGCGGTACTCGTCGCGATCGCCGGGGCGGGCTACCTCGCCGACTCGATCGGCGCGCTGTACTCGGCCCCATATCCAGTGCAGGTCGCCGCGGTGACGTTCGTCGGTGAGGTGATCCTGATGGTGTGGCTGCTCGTTGTCGCCGCGCGCTCGCGCGGCCACCGCCGGTCCAACCCGGACACGGTGCGGCCCCGCGAGAAGCAGCCCGCTTGA
- a CDS encoding DUF6603 domain-containing protein yields MSTLATIARHLAQAVAPLRRATTDLASFQAFMLRLGWTVDSRPSGFAALATRVERVLDSAATLADSDDPERVLDVLAGVQELYDAIGELTEAPAGVEPAEFLAEIGESLFELLLVEYLAVALPALHDGLRLLGAIEHEDHPETAGRPGFVRTRLRYDLLARALDDPGSVPGRLYGWGTDDVDTDLLAEHLLGLSSALRLPVVLEPVGPEQARGYQPAPDDATGEPGFSLLIPLLELRVDDVPVNVSLVLLELPAEGSAPAGVILQPAVPGSVEGEVRVDDRTTFRVRAGSDVENTFGILVRGSEVAVRYPFQPGTALPAAGFGVAVEYRADAPSVLLGRPGGTRLEAQGATGTFEVDRVGDALELRLGLAVDRLVFTLSAGDLDGFLGDLLGSAEGRIPIPLALQWSSRTGVGFVAGAGLERAIAAGYRLGAFTVLAGRVRVAGTAGPGAVPKAFVEVGLSVSAAVGPVRLEVRDLGLRLELSFAAGNAGPLDVGLGVRAPDAIGLALEAGPVTGGGVVGFDESTGRYTGALALQLTRISVRAIGLLDTRLPGGQRGFSLLVLLSARFSPGIQVGFGVTLTGVGGLVGVNRRIDVDALYERYASGTAARILAAEDPVRDLPAAVTELSAIFPPAPGVFVVGPTLRLQWAKIVTLDVGVFLEFPGPTRVVVLGTARADVTNPLAAGPLLRLRADFVGVLDMVKSTLAFDAVLVDSRLLESFPVTGGLLVRASWGDEPYAVFSVGGFHPDFAPGPLKVPKTLTRLAMSSGSPGDRLYLRFEGYFALTPNTVQFGASVEVAAKLGPIRVRGVLAFNALIRFEPFFFQITFEAGMRAEWRGRTLLGLKVRGTLSGPGPVRFTGKACIEVLFFDICASASFTLGSEAPPAVGPAPNVLDVVADELRNPANLRAAAEDRTVVLRRMPSSVFPPTGLIWEQTRAPLGLLLDRFEGTPLGRAEIVEVIGDAASGEERDWFAPGGFAELSDAEALNRRSFERLPSGVRFGTQNDVVSAGVRHDVTTREFILPAPTPQPPSARTPRAAPPWLIEAAQVREGRSDGRRSQPVHRVEPERWQVLDQDGGVLTEVGEAQAHQIARARGFVAVAAGDVVDIGL; encoded by the coding sequence ATGAGCACTCTCGCGACGATCGCTCGCCACCTCGCGCAGGCGGTGGCCCCGCTACGCCGGGCTACGACGGATCTGGCGAGTTTCCAGGCGTTCATGCTGCGCCTCGGCTGGACGGTGGACTCGCGGCCTTCCGGCTTCGCCGCACTGGCCACGCGGGTCGAACGCGTGCTGGACAGCGCGGCGACGCTCGCCGACTCCGACGATCCGGAGCGCGTGCTCGACGTGCTGGCCGGAGTCCAGGAGCTCTACGACGCGATCGGCGAACTCACCGAGGCGCCCGCGGGCGTCGAACCGGCCGAGTTCCTCGCCGAGATCGGGGAGAGCCTGTTCGAACTCCTGCTCGTCGAGTACCTCGCCGTGGCCCTCCCCGCCCTCCACGACGGGCTGCGGCTGCTCGGGGCGATCGAGCACGAGGATCATCCGGAAACCGCGGGCCGGCCGGGTTTCGTCCGGACCCGGCTCCGTTACGACCTGCTCGCCCGGGCCCTCGACGACCCCGGCTCGGTTCCCGGGCGGCTTTACGGCTGGGGCACCGACGACGTCGACACCGACCTGCTCGCCGAGCACCTGCTGGGGTTGTCCTCGGCGCTCCGGCTGCCGGTGGTCCTCGAGCCGGTGGGGCCGGAGCAGGCGCGCGGCTATCAACCCGCTCCCGACGATGCGACGGGGGAGCCGGGCTTCTCCCTGCTGATCCCGCTGCTGGAACTGCGGGTCGACGACGTCCCCGTCAACGTATCGCTCGTACTGCTGGAGTTGCCGGCCGAAGGCTCGGCACCCGCGGGCGTGATCCTGCAACCGGCTGTGCCAGGGTCCGTCGAGGGGGAGGTGCGGGTCGACGACCGGACCACGTTCCGGGTACGCGCCGGGTCAGACGTCGAGAACACGTTCGGCATCCTCGTGCGCGGGAGCGAGGTCGCGGTGCGGTACCCGTTCCAACCCGGAACCGCCCTGCCGGCCGCCGGCTTCGGCGTCGCCGTCGAGTATCGCGCCGACGCGCCCAGCGTGCTCCTGGGCCGACCCGGCGGCACCCGCCTCGAGGCGCAGGGCGCCACCGGGACGTTCGAGGTGGACCGCGTCGGCGACGCGCTCGAGCTTCGGCTGGGCCTGGCCGTGGACCGGCTCGTGTTCACCCTCTCCGCCGGTGACCTCGACGGCTTTCTCGGCGACCTGCTGGGCAGCGCGGAGGGCCGTATCCCGATCCCCCTGGCGCTGCAGTGGTCGAGCCGCACCGGGGTGGGCTTCGTCGCCGGTGCGGGTCTCGAACGCGCGATCGCCGCCGGATATCGGCTCGGTGCGTTCACCGTCCTCGCCGGACGGGTTCGGGTGGCCGGCACCGCGGGCCCGGGGGCGGTACCGAAAGCGTTCGTTGAGGTGGGGCTGTCGGTCAGCGCCGCTGTGGGGCCGGTCCGACTCGAGGTCCGCGACCTCGGCCTGAGGCTGGAGCTGTCGTTCGCTGCGGGCAACGCCGGCCCGCTCGACGTCGGGCTCGGTGTGCGTGCGCCGGACGCGATCGGCCTAGCGCTCGAGGCCGGACCGGTCACCGGCGGCGGCGTCGTGGGCTTCGACGAGAGCACCGGGCGGTACACAGGCGCGCTGGCACTGCAGCTGACGCGGATCAGCGTCCGGGCGATCGGACTGCTCGACACCCGGCTGCCGGGCGGTCAGCGGGGCTTCTCGCTGCTGGTCCTGCTGTCCGCCCGGTTCTCCCCGGGCATCCAGGTCGGGTTCGGCGTGACGCTGACCGGCGTCGGCGGCCTGGTCGGCGTCAACCGCCGCATCGACGTGGACGCCCTGTACGAGCGGTACGCCAGCGGCACGGCCGCCCGCATCCTGGCCGCCGAGGACCCGGTGCGCGACCTGCCCGCCGCGGTGACCGAGCTGTCCGCGATCTTCCCGCCTGCCCCGGGCGTGTTCGTGGTGGGGCCGACGCTGAGACTGCAGTGGGCGAAGATCGTCACGCTCGATGTGGGGGTGTTCCTGGAGTTCCCCGGTCCCACCCGGGTCGTGGTGCTCGGCACCGCGCGGGCCGACGTCACCAATCCCCTCGCGGCCGGTCCCCTGCTGCGGCTGCGAGCCGACTTCGTCGGTGTGCTCGACATGGTCAAAAGCACGCTGGCGTTCGACGCGGTGCTGGTCGACTCGCGCCTCCTGGAGAGCTTCCCGGTCACCGGCGGGCTGCTGGTCCGCGCGAGTTGGGGCGACGAGCCCTACGCGGTGTTCAGCGTCGGGGGGTTCCACCCGGACTTCGCGCCCGGGCCGCTGAAGGTGCCGAAGACGCTCACCCGGCTGGCGATGTCGTCCGGCTCTCCCGGCGACCGGCTGTACCTCCGATTCGAGGGCTACTTCGCGCTCACACCGAACACCGTCCAGTTCGGCGCATCGGTCGAGGTGGCGGCGAAGCTAGGGCCCATCCGGGTCCGGGGCGTCCTCGCGTTCAACGCGCTGATCCGGTTCGAGCCGTTCTTCTTCCAGATCACGTTCGAGGCCGGCATGCGCGCGGAGTGGCGCGGTCGCACGCTGCTCGGCCTGAAGGTGCGCGGCACGCTCTCCGGCCCTGGCCCGGTGCGATTCACCGGCAAGGCCTGCATCGAGGTGTTGTTCTTCGACATCTGCGCGAGCGCGAGTTTCACGCTGGGCAGTGAGGCGCCGCCCGCGGTCGGGCCGGCGCCGAACGTGCTGGACGTGGTCGCGGACGAGTTGCGGAACCCGGCCAACCTGCGCGCAGCGGCGGAAGACCGGACGGTGGTCCTGCGCCGGATGCCCAGCTCGGTGTTCCCGCCGACCGGCCTGATCTGGGAGCAGACCAGGGCACCCCTCGGCCTGCTGCTGGATCGGTTCGAGGGCACTCCGCTGGGCCGCGCGGAGATCGTCGAGGTGATCGGCGACGCGGCATCCGGCGAGGAGCGGGACTGGTTCGCGCCGGGTGGCTTCGCGGAGCTGAGCGACGCCGAAGCACTCAACCGCCGCTCGTTCGAGCGGCTGCCGTCCGGCGTCCGGTTCGGCACCCAGAACGATGTGGTCTCCGCCGGCGTCCGGCACGACGTGACGACGCGCGAGTTCATCCTGCCCGCCCCGACGCCGCAGCCGCCCTCGGCGCGGACGCCGAGAGCCGCCCCGCCGTGGCTGATCGAGGCCGCCCAGGTCCGGGAGGGCCGCTCGGACGGTCGCCGATCGCAGCCCGTCCACCGTGTGGAACCGGAGCGATGGCAGGTACTCGACCAGGACGGCGGAGTGCTGACCGAGGTCGGCGAGGCACAAGCACATCAGATCGCTCGTGCGCGCGGCTTCGTCGCGGTGGCCGCCGGCGACGTCGTCGACATCGGCCTGTGA
- a CDS encoding TetR/AcrR family transcriptional regulator — MGEQGRQLSRERVLQAAVGIADAHGLAALTIRSLAAELNAKPMSLYYYIRNKDELLDALVDGVFAEIELPQVGGDWRAEVRRRSLSARKVLARHAWALALVESRTSPGPATLRHHDAMLGVLRAGGFSLEMTAHAYAIVDAYVYGFVLQEASLPFDRAGSAGAVADSIMEAFAAGEYPHLVEFATQHVQQPGYDFGGQFEVGLDLILDGLAVHSGAPRPS; from the coding sequence GTGGGCGAACAAGGGCGGCAGCTGAGTCGCGAGCGAGTGCTGCAGGCCGCCGTCGGCATCGCCGATGCGCACGGCCTGGCGGCGCTGACGATCCGGTCGCTCGCCGCCGAACTGAACGCCAAGCCGATGTCGCTCTACTACTACATCCGCAACAAGGACGAGTTGCTCGACGCCCTCGTCGACGGGGTGTTCGCCGAGATCGAACTGCCGCAGGTGGGCGGCGACTGGCGCGCGGAGGTGCGCCGCCGGTCGCTGTCAGCCCGGAAGGTCCTCGCGCGGCACGCCTGGGCGCTGGCCCTGGTGGAGAGCCGGACCAGTCCGGGCCCGGCCACGCTGCGCCATCACGACGCCATGCTCGGCGTGCTGCGAGCCGGGGGGTTCTCCCTGGAGATGACGGCCCACGCGTACGCAATCGTCGACGCGTACGTCTACGGCTTCGTGCTGCAGGAGGCGTCGCTGCCGTTCGACCGCGCAGGGTCCGCCGGTGCGGTCGCGGATTCGATCATGGAAGCCTTCGCGGCGGGGGAGTACCCGCATCTGGTCGAGTTCGCCACGCAGCACGTCCAGCAGCCCGGCTACGACTTCGGCGGGCAGTTCGAGGTCGGCCTCGATCTGATCCTCGACGGGCTGGCGGTGCACAGCGGCGCTCCGCGTCCGTCGTGA
- the tuf gene encoding elongation factor Tu: MAKSQFVRNKPHVNIGTMGHVDHGKTTLTAAITKVLADRDPAANRYVAFEGIDKAPEEAARGITITIAHVEYETPTRHYAHVDMPGHADYVKNMITGAAQVDGAILVVSAQDGSMPQTREHVLLARRVGVPYLVVALNKSDTVDDPELLDLVELEVRELLSTYGFPGDEVPVVPVSALKALDGDPRWVQSIADLLDAVDDYVPVPPRELGEPFLMPIENVLSISGRGTVVTGKVERGTLRVGDPVEVVGLGPTVASVATGLEMFGKSLDAAQAGDNAAVLLRGVKREQVQRGQVVAVPGSVTPHQRFRATLYALTYAEGGRHTPFEANYRPQFYFHTTDVSGGLELDGVEIVMPGDTLDSVVVDLSKPVALEVGLGFAVREGNRTVAAGTVTELLD, encoded by the coding sequence ATGGCCAAGAGCCAGTTCGTCCGTAACAAGCCGCACGTCAACATCGGGACGATGGGGCACGTCGACCACGGCAAGACGACCCTGACCGCCGCCATCACGAAGGTGCTCGCCGACCGCGACCCGGCCGCCAACCGGTACGTCGCGTTCGAGGGCATCGACAAGGCGCCGGAGGAGGCTGCCCGCGGGATCACCATCACCATCGCGCACGTCGAGTACGAGACGCCGACGCGCCACTACGCGCACGTGGACATGCCCGGCCACGCCGACTACGTGAAGAACATGATCACGGGGGCGGCGCAGGTGGACGGCGCCATTCTCGTCGTGTCGGCGCAGGACGGGTCGATGCCGCAGACCCGCGAGCACGTGCTGCTCGCCCGGCGGGTCGGCGTGCCGTACCTGGTGGTGGCGCTCAACAAGAGCGACACCGTCGACGACCCCGAGCTGCTCGACCTGGTCGAACTGGAGGTCCGCGAGCTGCTGTCGACGTACGGATTCCCCGGTGACGAGGTGCCGGTGGTTCCGGTCAGCGCGCTCAAGGCGCTGGACGGCGACCCGCGCTGGGTGCAGTCCATAGCCGACCTGCTCGACGCGGTCGACGACTACGTACCGGTGCCGCCGCGCGAACTCGGCGAGCCGTTCCTGATGCCGATCGAGAATGTCTTGTCGATCAGCGGCCGGGGCACCGTCGTCACCGGCAAGGTCGAGCGCGGCACGCTGCGCGTCGGCGACCCGGTCGAGGTCGTCGGCCTCGGGCCGACGGTGGCGAGCGTCGCCACGGGCCTGGAGATGTTCGGCAAGTCCCTCGACGCGGCACAGGCCGGCGACAACGCCGCGGTCCTGCTCCGTGGGGTCAAGCGCGAGCAGGTGCAGCGTGGCCAGGTGGTCGCGGTGCCCGGCAGCGTGACGCCGCACCAGCGGTTCCGGGCTACGCTGTACGCACTGACCTACGCCGAGGGCGGCCGCCACACGCCGTTCGAGGCCAACTACCGGCCCCAGTTCTACTTCCACACGACCGACGTGTCGGGCGGGCTGGAGCTGGACGGGGTGGAGATCGTGATGCCGGGGGACACTCTCGACTCGGTCGTGGTGGACCTGAGCAAGCCGGTCGCGCTCGAGGTCGGCTTGGGCTTCGCCGTCCGTGAGGGCAATCGCACGGTCGCCGCCGGCACGGTCACCGAACTGCTGGACTGA
- a CDS encoding RNA polymerase sigma factor: MSGPSAVEDLLRELAPQVLAAVVRRYGHFDVAEDATQEALLAAALQWPRDGLPTDPRAWLIRVAARRLTDLLRSDQARQRREGTVASRSLPGDWLAPAADQVAPASDDTLILLFLACHPSLPVASQIALTLRTVGGLTTAEIARAFLVPEATMTRRITRAKQRIKDSGVPFALPSAADRNARLGAVLHVLYLVFTEGYATTAGPSLQRVDLTEEAIRLTRMVHALLPADSEVSGLLALMLLTDARRAARTGPDGALVPMSEQDRTRWDAQRIAEGIELLTAALPRGATGAYQVQAAIAALHDEAPTAEETDWPQILALYEVLLRIADNPVVRINHTVAVAMVHGPDAGLRLLDELADDGWLAADYRVPAVRAHLLERAGDAAGARAAYEEAAGRTGSPPQARYLRARAARLPGSAACPPD; encoded by the coding sequence ATGTCCGGCCCGTCCGCCGTCGAGGACCTGTTGCGCGAACTGGCGCCGCAGGTCCTCGCCGCGGTCGTCCGGCGGTACGGCCACTTCGACGTCGCCGAGGACGCGACCCAGGAAGCGCTGCTCGCCGCCGCGCTCCAGTGGCCACGCGACGGGCTTCCAACCGATCCGCGCGCCTGGCTGATCCGCGTCGCGGCTCGCCGCCTGACCGACCTGCTCCGCAGCGATCAGGCGCGGCAGCGCCGGGAAGGCACGGTGGCGAGCCGGTCCCTGCCCGGCGACTGGCTTGCGCCGGCTGCCGACCAGGTCGCCCCGGCCTCCGACGACACACTCATCCTGCTGTTCTTGGCGTGTCACCCGTCGCTGCCGGTGGCCTCGCAGATCGCGCTGACGCTCCGCACGGTCGGCGGCCTGACCACGGCCGAGATCGCCCGCGCGTTCCTGGTGCCGGAGGCGACGATGACCCGCCGCATCACCCGGGCCAAGCAGCGCATCAAGGACAGCGGCGTGCCGTTCGCGCTTCCGTCGGCCGCCGACCGGAACGCCCGCCTCGGCGCGGTCCTGCACGTGCTCTACCTCGTCTTCACCGAGGGTTACGCCACCACGGCGGGGCCGTCCCTGCAGCGGGTCGACCTGACCGAGGAGGCGATCCGGCTCACCCGGATGGTGCACGCCCTGCTGCCTGCGGACAGCGAGGTCAGCGGTCTGCTCGCGTTGATGCTTCTTACCGACGCGCGGCGCGCGGCGCGGACCGGGCCGGACGGCGCGCTGGTTCCGATGTCCGAGCAAGACCGGACGCGGTGGGACGCTCAACGCATCGCCGAGGGGATCGAGCTGCTCACCGCGGCGCTGCCCCGCGGGGCGACCGGCGCGTACCAGGTGCAGGCGGCGATCGCGGCGCTGCACGACGAGGCGCCGACCGCCGAGGAGACCGACTGGCCGCAGATCCTCGCGCTCTACGAGGTGCTGCTGCGGATCGCCGACAACCCCGTCGTCCGGATCAACCACACGGTTGCGGTCGCGATGGTGCACGGGCCGGACGCCGGCCTACGGCTACTCGACGAACTGGCGGACGACGGGTGGCTCGCCGCCGATTACCGGGTTCCCGCGGTGCGGGCGCATCTTCTCGAGCGTGCCGGCGACGCGGCGGGAGCGCGCGCGGCGTACGAGGAAGCGGCCGGCCGGACCGGCAGCCCGCCTCAGGCCCGGTACCTCCGCGCCCGCGCGGCACGCCTTCCGGGCTCAGCGGCCTGCCCTCCGGACTGA
- a CDS encoding helix-turn-helix domain-containing protein encodes MQRTQFAEMACSIARTLDVIGEPWSPLILRDVYVGINRFDQLQGDLGISRKVLAQRLAWLVEQGVLERRQYSDRPVRQEYVLTVKGQELCDLLLVMVRWGDRWTAGDAGPPVLYRHHACGEIGQVELCCSHCGETMRATDVDVLPGPGAQQV; translated from the coding sequence ATGCAGCGCACGCAGTTTGCCGAGATGGCCTGCTCGATCGCCCGAACGCTCGACGTCATCGGGGAACCGTGGTCGCCGCTGATCCTGCGCGACGTCTATGTCGGCATCAATCGGTTCGATCAGTTGCAGGGCGACCTCGGTATCTCCCGCAAGGTGCTCGCGCAGCGCCTCGCGTGGTTGGTGGAACAAGGCGTATTGGAACGACGCCAGTACTCCGACCGGCCGGTCCGGCAGGAGTACGTGCTGACCGTGAAGGGGCAAGAGCTGTGTGACCTGTTACTGGTGATGGTGCGCTGGGGAGACCGCTGGACCGCCGGGGACGCGGGGCCACCCGTCCTCTACCGGCATCACGCCTGCGGCGAGATCGGCCAGGTGGAGCTGTGCTGCTCGCACTGCGGCGAGACGATGCGAGCCACCGACGTCGACGTGCTCCCCGGTCCTGGCGCTCAACAGGTCTGA
- a CDS encoding YciI family protein — protein sequence MKYLIMMYSSQRDHDLMAGRAADGPALTPEDFAPMHEFMESFTKELVDSGEFVDTQGLDAPVHTRRVQVRDGVPVVTDGPYAETQEVLAGYWVVDCASFDRATQIAARLSACPSPGDVFADSYADVRPILDHAPEPEL from the coding sequence ATGAAGTACCTGATCATGATGTACAGCTCCCAGCGCGACCACGACCTGATGGCAGGACGAGCCGCCGACGGCCCGGCGTTGACGCCGGAGGACTTCGCGCCGATGCACGAGTTCATGGAGTCCTTCACGAAGGAGCTGGTCGACTCCGGTGAGTTCGTCGACACCCAGGGCCTCGACGCGCCGGTCCACACCAGGCGCGTGCAGGTGCGGGACGGCGTACCGGTGGTGACCGACGGCCCGTACGCCGAGACGCAGGAGGTACTGGCCGGTTACTGGGTCGTCGACTGCGCGAGCTTCGACCGGGCCACCCAGATCGCTGCCCGGCTGTCGGCCTGCCCCAGCCCCGGTGACGTCTTCGCCGACAGCTACGCCGATGTCCGGCCGATCCTCGACCACGCGCCAGAGCCGGAGCTCTGA
- a CDS encoding DUF899 domain-containing protein — translation MNRPPVVSLAEWQEARDSLLTKEKELTHALDRLAAERRRLPMTRLDKPYRFTAPDGAEVGLVDLFDGCRQLVIYHFMLEPGEQHLCEGCSTFTDNLAEHTASHLRARDTRLILMSRAAQDQIRSVQQRMTWTVPWYSSYGSDFNDDIGLDGGFGLSVLLRDGDEVFRTYFTRGRGVDRLRLDFNLLDLTPYGRQEAWEDSPAGWPQTPTMQWLRLHDEYQRS, via the coding sequence ATGAATCGCCCGCCCGTCGTGTCCCTAGCGGAGTGGCAGGAAGCACGAGACTCCCTCCTCACGAAGGAGAAAGAGCTCACCCACGCGCTCGACCGACTCGCCGCCGAACGACGCCGACTGCCGATGACCCGGCTGGACAAGCCGTACCGCTTCACCGCACCGGACGGCGCCGAGGTCGGCCTCGTGGACCTCTTCGACGGCTGCCGCCAGCTCGTCATCTACCACTTCATGCTCGAGCCTGGTGAGCAGCACCTCTGCGAAGGCTGCAGCACCTTCACCGACAACCTCGCGGAACACACGGCCTCGCATCTCCGTGCACGCGACACGAGGCTGATCCTCATGTCCCGCGCCGCGCAGGACCAAATCCGCTCGGTTCAGCAGCGGATGACGTGGACAGTGCCCTGGTACTCCAGCTACGGCAGCGACTTCAACGACGACATCGGGCTCGACGGCGGCTTCGGCCTCAGCGTCTTGCTCCGCGACGGCGACGAAGTATTTCGGACCTACTTCACCCGCGGCCGAGGCGTCGACCGGCTACGACTGGACTTCAACCTGCTCGACCTCACCCCCTACGGTCGGCAGGAAGCCTGGGAGGACTCACCGGCAGGCTGGCCGCAGACCCCGACCATGCAGTGGCTGCGTCTCCACGACGAGTACCAGCGGTCATAG